TGACTGCGTTGCGCTCGGTCGGCCTGCTCGCAGTACCAGTACAGTACGACTGCGCGGGCCTCGGTCGCGACGCCTTGTCAGGACGGCGCGATTCGCCGCCTCGCTACGAAAAACCGATGCATAACGGGGCTAGAACGGCCTCAGCCTTGCTTCCATGCCTCCGGACGTCGCGGTCTCCTTATCGCGACGTCCGGTGCGGCGCATCCCCTCATTCCTGCGAGCGACGGATTGGAAAGGAGAGGTCTGGCGCCCAAGATCTCGTCCCGTACCATCGACACCCACGTCTACCGCCTGCGCCGCAAACTGCCCATCGAGGAGGCCTACCTCCGAACCGTGCGGGGAGTCGGCTACCGACTATTCCACAAGACTGACGGCTGAAGGCGGCGGTCTGCTACCATCAGCCGATGATCCAAGGCTCGCTCAAATCGTCCTTCACTCTCGACTACGTGCTTCACACGCCTGCCGCCGAGCCGCCCTGGCCGGTCTTCATCGTCCTTCACGGCTTCGGGCAGACCGCGCTGGACTTCTCGCGAAGCTTCTTGCCGCTCGTGGAGAAGGGAATCATGGTGGCCGCGCCTCAGGCTCCACACCCCACTTACCTCAACCGCGAGCGGGAGCTGGGATTCAGTTGGCTGACGCGTTACCAGCGCGACCGGGCCGTGGAGGAACTGGCCGATTACCTGACCTCTTTTTACCGGCTGCTCAAGGGCCGGAACGACATCGACCCGGAGCAGGTGGGACTCTTCGGCTTCTCCCAAGGCAGCTCCATCGCCTACCGTCTCTGGATTCGCCGCGCCTTTCCCGTCTCTCGGCTCTTCTCCTGCGGCGGAGATCTGCCGCCCGATGTCGAAGATCGACTCGAGGAGGCCGATCCTCTTCCCGTGTTCGTCATGCATGGGGCTCACGATCATCTGGTGCCTGCGTCCAAGCCCATCCATGCCCACCACCGCCTCAAAGCTCACGGCATTCCCGCAACCCGGCTCGAATACTCCTGCGGGCATGAGGTCGCACCCGAAATGGTAAGAGATGTAGCCCGACAGTTCAGGGCCTTGAATTGAGACGGCCTTCGTCCTCCCACTGGCTCAGGCGGGCCTCGATGCGGCGCCGAAGGTCGGTCGAGACCAGACGCTTGTCGCTGCCCCGGAGGAATCCCCGAAAGTGCTCTGAGGCCAGATCGAAATCCCCCTGCTGAGCATGGCTGTTGGCCAGGAAGAAGCGGCTGAGGGGAAAGGCGTCGACGTGAGGTCCGTCCGCTACCTGTGAAAGGTGCAGTTCGGCAGCCTCCCAGTAGCCGCGGTAGTAGCAGACCAGTCCGTGATAGAAGCGTACCGCGGGATCATCCGGGGCCAGTTCCAGCAGACGGGTGGTGGCCAGGGAAGCTCGAAACCACTCCTGTTGGCGAATCTCCAGCATGGCCAGCGACCAATGGCCTGATGGGGCTGAGGGGTCGTGCTCGATGGCCTTGTGAAAGGCCGCCCTGGCGTCGTCCAACTGGCCTTTGCCAGCATAGACGGCTCCCCGCAGGTTCCAGGCGGCCGCGAATTGGGGATAGATCTCCAGGGCCTTGTCGAGTTTCTTTGCGGCTTTCTTGAGGTTGGGGCCGCCTTCCCGGGCCATGGCCTGCCGCGCTGCCTTGAAAGCCTTCAGGGCCTCTTCAGGCGCCTGCAGGGTATTGGCCCTCACCGTCCCGCCGCCATGACTGCGCTCGCGGCCGTAGAAGGTGATGCCGCCGTAGTCGGGTTGGTGGTGAGTGCGGGGAGCGCGTGAGGCGGCGTAGATGGTCATGACGGCGTGGCGCGATTCGGCGCTGGGGGGAGTCTGGCCCAGGCCTGGAGTGATACCCGCAAGCACCACGACCAAAGGAATCAGGACTGCCGGTCCAATTTTCAGCATACCTGGGAGGCGGAGCATGATGGGGGCAGCTTAGCGCATCCGTCGAGGGTCCATCAAGCGTCTCGCGATTTCGGATGTGGCGGGCGGTTTAACGCCGGCGATGGGGTTGGTAAGATATCTTGAATTTCAAAAACCGGGGAGGGTTTAGATGTTGCGACGTACAGTGGCAGTTTTCATGGGACTGGTTCTGGGTTCTCTTTCGACGCCGCTTTTGGCCGCCGGGCCTGGCGAAGGGACGGATGAGAGCGTGGAGCCGCGTTTCCAGCCGGCTTTGTTCTCGGCTTTGGAATACCGGCTGATCGGACCCTACCGGGGCGGACGCGTGACCGCCGTGGAGGGAATACCCGACGAGCCCCATACCTTCTACATGGGATCGACCGGAGGAGGCGTGTGGGAAACTCGCGACGCCGGACAGACTTGGCACAATATCAGCGACGGCCAGATCGGGGTGGGGTCGATCGGAGCTGTCGCCGTCGCTCCTTCCGACCGCAACGTCATCTACCTTGGCACCGGATCGTCCCAGCCGCGAGGCAATATTTCCATCGGGGACGGCATCTACAAGTCGCTGGACGCGGGCAAGAACTGGCACCACATCGGCTTGCCCGAAGCCGGACTGATCTCGCGCATCCGCATTCATCCCAAAGACCCCGACCGTCTCTACGCAGCGGTGATGGGCAACATCTTCGGGCCCAATCCCGAGCGGGGCGTCTATCGCAGCAGCGACGGCGGCGCCACCTGGGAGAAGGTTCTCTACATCGACGACAAGACCGGATGCGTCGACCTCTCCATGGACCCCTCCAATCCGCGCGTCCTCTACGCCGGCATGTGGCGGGCCGAGCGCAAGCCCTGGACTCTCATCGACGGCGCTGAAGAAGGCGGTGTCTACAAATCGGTGGACGGAGGCGATAGCTGGGAGAAGCTGAGCAAGGGATTGCCGGGCGGCGTGCTGGGACGGGTTGGGGTTGCCGTCTCGCCGGCCGATCCGCAGCGCCTCTGGGTCATTCAGGAAGTGGCCGAGGTGGGCGAAGGAGGCGTCTTCCGCTCCGACGACGGCGGCGAGTCCTTCAGCAGGGTCAACCGCGAGCGCAAATTGCTGCAACGACACTGGTACTACTCCCGCATCTACGCCGATCCCCAGGACGAGAACACCGTCTACGTGGTCAACACCGGCTTTTACAAGTCGGTGGACGCGGGCAAGACCTTCCAGCGCATCCGCACCCCCCATGGAGACAATCACGACCTGTGGATCAATCCCGCCAACACCCGCATCATGATCGAAAGCAACGACGGCGGAGCCAATGTCTCGCTCAACGGGGGCGAGACCTGGACCACCCAGTACAACCAGCCCACCGCCGAGATGTACCGGGTCACGGTCGATAACCAGTTTCCCTACCGTGTCTATGGGTGCCAGCAGGACAATTCCTCCATTTCGGTGCCTAGCTGGTCTCCGGGGGGCATCGATCCCAAACAGCACTGGAAAGAGGTGGGAGGCGGCGAAAGCGGACACATCGCCGTCGATCCCCGCGATCCGGACATCGTCTATGCCGGCAACTACATCGGACAGATCGACCGCTACGACATGCGGCGAGAGCACCGCCGCGACATCGTGGCCTATCCCCAAATGCACGACGGCCGGGCGGGACGCGACATCCGCTACCGCTTTCAGTGGAACGCCCCCATCCGTCTCTCGCCCCACAACCCCGACGTGCTCTATCACTGCTCGCAGTACGTTCACCGCTCGACCGACGGCGGACAGAGCTGGGAAGTCATCTCGCCCGACCTGACCACCGACAACGACGCCTACCAGGACATCCCGGGCGGGCCCGTCCAGCACGACCACACCGGCGTGGAGCTCTACACCACCATCTTCGCC
The sequence above is drawn from the Acidobacteriota bacterium genome and encodes:
- a CDS encoding helix-turn-helix domain-containing protein codes for the protein MERRGLAPKISSRTIDTHVYRLRRKLPIEEAYLRTVRGVGYRLFHKTDG
- a CDS encoding dienelactone hydrolase family protein, coding for MIQGSLKSSFTLDYVLHTPAAEPPWPVFIVLHGFGQTALDFSRSFLPLVEKGIMVAAPQAPHPTYLNRERELGFSWLTRYQRDRAVEELADYLTSFYRLLKGRNDIDPEQVGLFGFSQGSSIAYRLWIRRAFPVSRLFSCGGDLPPDVEDRLEEADPLPVFVMHGAHDHLVPASKPIHAHHRLKAHGIPATRLEYSCGHEVAPEMVRDVARQFRALN
- a CDS encoding tetratricopeptide repeat protein, producing the protein MLKIGPAVLIPLVVVLAGITPGLGQTPPSAESRHAVMTIYAASRAPRTHHQPDYGGITFYGRERSHGGGTVRANTLQAPEEALKAFKAARQAMAREGGPNLKKAAKKLDKALEIYPQFAAAWNLRGAVYAGKGQLDDARAAFHKAIEHDPSAPSGHWSLAMLEIRQQEWFRASLATTRLLELAPDDPAVRFYHGLVCYYRGYWEAAELHLSQVADGPHVDAFPLSRFFLANSHAQQGDFDLASEHFRGFLRGSDKRLVSTDLRRRIEARLSQWEDEGRLNSRP
- a CDS encoding glycosyl hydrolase, which encodes MLRRTVAVFMGLVLGSLSTPLLAAGPGEGTDESVEPRFQPALFSALEYRLIGPYRGGRVTAVEGIPDEPHTFYMGSTGGGVWETRDAGQTWHNISDGQIGVGSIGAVAVAPSDRNVIYLGTGSSQPRGNISIGDGIYKSLDAGKNWHHIGLPEAGLISRIRIHPKDPDRLYAAVMGNIFGPNPERGVYRSSDGGATWEKVLYIDDKTGCVDLSMDPSNPRVLYAGMWRAERKPWTLIDGAEEGGVYKSVDGGDSWEKLSKGLPGGVLGRVGVAVSPADPQRLWVIQEVAEVGEGGVFRSDDGGESFSRVNRERKLLQRHWYYSRIYADPQDENTVYVVNTGFYKSVDAGKTFQRIRTPHGDNHDLWINPANTRIMIESNDGGANVSLNGGETWTTQYNQPTAEMYRVTVDNQFPYRVYGCQQDNSSISVPSWSPGGIDPKQHWKEVGGGESGHIAVDPRDPDIVYAGNYIGQIDRYDMRREHRRDIVAYPQMHDGRAGRDIRYRFQWNAPIRLSPHNPDVLYHCSQYVHRSTDGGQSWEVISPDLTTDNDAYQDIPGGPVQHDHTGVELYTTIFAFEESTHEAGVLWAGSDDGLVHISRDNGANWSEITPPDMPEGGTVNMIDLSAHGPGRAFLAVYRYREADFAPYIFRTDDYGASWELISQGRGIPDDHFVRVVREDPKRKGLLYAGTEFGMYVSFDDGGSWQEFQLNLPRTPITDLAVHRDDLVVATQGRSFWILDDLTPLHELSDETASKDFHLYGPRTAYRTQLRGFRGGGASPEPPPRGALIRYHLAGVEKDMQAAEDGESEEQDQPEVRLEILDDQGNLIRTFTAKPEEDEDSKPAGPDPEDPEAVLEAEPGMNAFTWDLRYKPPHLVKGTVMSLSFTGGPTAPPGTYQARLTVDGQEQTRTFEVEKDPRWAVTDDELSEQFRLTLEIRDLLTSSHDALRTLRSLREQAEALARRASEAGKDDEIKEAAKQLGEKLTAVEDELFQSKHESGQDPINFPSRIDNQIAYLYSVVNGQDARPTEGSYQRFEDLRAELDPVLQKLNEIVENDLQAFNRLLEEKGAQGVMLPKD